In Candidatus Gracilibacteria bacterium, the sequence TCATGATTCAGGTTGATACGTTATTGCATTTCATTGTAGAACATTAATTCTATCAGACAGTCAAAATGAATCAACTATAGCACGAGCGACTGGAATAGCATCCTGATTAAGTTCTAAACATGTACATCGAACCTTCGGAGAACATAAGCAGGCATAGATCGCAAGAATTGGTACTGACCCACATCATGCATCACACATAGATATTTCTCAGTCTATTTGACCATCAAGCTTAGTAATATCTCAAGCAATAGCTTGCAAAAATTTCTTAGTCCGTACCAAATCCCTCATACATACCATACTTTCTAATACTCATAAACTTCAAGCATTTTTATTCTCCCGTGACCATTGAAATTGTGTATTTCAGAGTTTTGATATCATAAATAACTCAAAATCCGAAGGGTCATTCTTAGCTTTCATGGCTTCCTCCATGGTTTGAGTTTTCGGTAATTCAACAGCATTGATAAATTTATCAAGTAAACTCTTTGGGTCTTGATTGCCCCATCATTCTTGTAATGACCGCAATTTGGCAACAGTAGCCAAGTAATACCATTCATCAATGGTACCATTTTGATTTTGCTGGTTAATAGTTACCACAGGTTCCCTATCGCCAGGATTATTTTCAAGAATACCCATTGTTTTATTTCGGCTAGCATAAATCGCAGCTCGTATTTTTCTAAGCTCCTCTCGCTCATCGTCTGAAATCATTCATACTCAAACACTTGTAAGATATTCTTTTCATAAAAGCTCTCGTGCTCTGGGATTATCTGGATGAGCAAATAACCCACGGAGTTCAGCCTCTTGTTGGGGAGTTCTATCAGGCACTTTTTGTAAATCTTGTAATCTTTGGTCTAACATACAATGCATGATACCATAAATTATGTTTCCATGCAAATTCTGGAACGAATATATCTCTGTACTCTTTACAACTGTAATATTCTCAATACACTGTTCCACACTTACTTATTTCATTATTTTTCTACTCATAAAATCAAAAATTTCTGAGTCTCAGAAGAATTTGATAGAGTTGATTTGACTACTATACATGCAAATCAAGAAAAATCCCACAAAAGTGGGATTTTTTAGAAATTTTTTATACATCTATCTTGTGTCTCAATTCCTTCAGACAATCAAGTACTCGGACTTGTTCTTCCTTATTCAATCTTGTATTTCTATATTCTGCCTGTTCCAACATGATGAGAATAGCAAGAATCTCATGATCAGACAGATATTCTTCTATATCCTTTGCCGTATGTGCCTGACTCGGATGAGGCAGATAAATATGTTGTATATACTTTCGTAATAACACCGCTGCTTGTTGTTCGAAGTTTTTCTCTTCCAGAATCGGGAGAACTCCGAGAATTTCTTTCTGGATTTTTCTTTTTCTCTTCTGTTTTTGGAATAGTTGTAATACAGAGAAAACGACGAAAATGAGAACAATAATCATGAAAGTATATATCCCATCAATGAAAGAAAAATTCCCTATCCATCGAATTGGTGCAACCTGAATGAGAAGAGTATCTGGAATCATAAAAAAGAGTATATTTCCTATAATATAGAAAAACATACTCTTTCCAAGAAAATCGCAAAATCTAAGAAGTGAAGACCCAAGGAGCCAGTGCCGTAAGGATATAGCTGAAGAGAAAAAGGAGAACAAGTCCAATCACAATATTCACTCACCAGTGTTTGAGTGTTGTTTTCATTTTCACATCATCACCTCCAGCGAATGCCCACGCAATACCAAGTCCAACAATTCCGAGAACACCGAGAAGAAGAACAATATAGATGAAATAGCGAATAATCTGTGCAAAAACTTTTTGAAAACCTGACAATCACTGAGGAACAGTACACTCATATTTCCGATTTTCTGGTGTACCACATGCAGCCTCTCACTGTGTCTTCGCACCTTCTGCGATACACGTACAATCTCCACCAGGAACTCTTTCTGTGACAATGATTTTGGTGGGATCAGACGATGTTGAAGATGCTGTAGTAGCACTATCGACAGCTTCGGCAGCCATAGTACTTGTACCATTGATATCAAAAGTTCCATTAGGAATGGAATCTGAACCGATTGCTGAATCAGTACTCACCGAAGCTTCAGCAGAAAATACATAATTTCCAACCATCAGCAGACTACCTATGTAAAGAAAAAGGATTCCTTGTTTTATTATTTTCTTCATAGTTCTAAAAAGTAAAATTGATAAGATCCGCGAGGAAACTATATGAGGCAAGCAGGATAAGTGTAGCGATGAATGTATTCACGATAATATTTTTTCCTTTTTTTGTGCGTTCTTCATCACCACCAGAAGTGATATAATAGTATCCGCCCCAGATGAGAAAGAATACTGCAACTGGACCAGCAAAGTAGAGTGCCAAAACAAAGAATTTTCCTGCTACTGTGGTTACATCTCTCACAAAATTGTATGATGTAATCATCGTCCCCCACAGACGCACAAAACTCAAGAAAAGAAGCCCAAGAGTTCCGTAGAGAATACGGTTTTTTGCTTTTTTGAGTTGCTCTTCATTGCCAGCAGAAGTGATCAGAGCAAAGAGTCACCAAGTAAACGTCATAACCGCAGCACCAAATATGAATACCTGGAAAAAGAGAATAAGATTCCTCAAGAATCCATCGGTAATAGTCGTATCCCAGAAAAATCCTCCGACCGTCGAAGACCAACTAATAGGTGTATCACCGATAACCTCAACACTTCGTGGAGTAGAAAAAAATATTTGGTAAATAATCCCTGGAATATTGATAAAAACAAAACCGATAAGCGCGAGCATAATCTGTTTTCTTTGAGCTTTTATACGTTCTTCATTTTCTGAAAACACCACCATATACACACCAATCATCACTAGATAAATGAGCGCAAATCCTGATATGATAATTTTCGCAAGTGACAAAATCCTGAATCCAACACTCTGAGTCTGATCGATCAGATCTCAAGTTGATGAATCTATTCCTATAGAAACATCGCCAACAACGCTGAGCTCAGATGGGAGAGTCGCCCAAGCCCCAGAAAAAATTCCCAAAGAAGCTATGGTAAATAAAGAAAGGAGAATGATATTTTTGAACCGCATATTGCGTATAGTAAAGGGAAAGTAGAAAAAATCAAGAGTTGTTAGGATGAGACCGTGCCAAGTTCACGCTCGAATTTATCTGCTACTTGCTGAATATATCTTCGTTTTTCTCATATGGATGCCATTTGTTCGTGTATTTTCTCTTTCTTCCGTTCGATTTCTTGAACTTCCTTCATATGTTTTTCTTCGAGTTGCCTGATCTGAAATTCACACAATTCGATTTCTTTTTGTTTCTTGGCTTTTGCCAATTCAGCATTTTCATCATTACTCAGCTCTTTGAGACCAGAGACAAGTTCTGCGAGCTTCTTACGTAGACGAGAAGAATACTTTGCTTTCTCTGAATTATTCATCGACTGAATTGGTACATCATTTATCATATTCTCATCTGTGGTACCATCAGTCTTGTCCATCATTGGAACAAATGGTTCGACAGGAATTTCTTTTGGCTCGAGAACTTCTGAAGCCGGAGAAGCAATATCTGAGACAGATGAATCATTCGAGAAATCCAATCCTCCAATATCAAATGATAGAGGAATATCAGGAAAAGAAGCAGAAGGAATAGAAACAGTTTTCCCATCATTACTTGGATTTTTTGTATCGTTTTCTACGACCGAAAGAACCTCTGGAACTGGATCTGCAGGATGAACCGCCTCTTCTGAGACCGCCTTCACTGAATCATCCATTTTTGTGCCATTGGTATTGATTGCCATCGGTGTATTCGTATCGAGAAAAAGATTATCAAAAAGTCACATAGAAAAGGGTTTACGAATGAGTCTAGTCTAACATACTCCATGGAAAAATGCAAAAATCAAGAAACTCTTTTTCGAAAAAAGAAAAAAGTACATATAATCAGGGCAAATACGAAAAATAAAAAATCCTAACCTCACTTCTTATGTACTATCTTTTCCAATTTCTCATCTCGGCTTGAGCCATCTACTTTGTTGCACAGTCTGGGTATGTTTCTGGTATAGAAATCCAGAATGGATATACTTCCATTCTCATTTTTGCAGTCATACTTGGACTCGTGAATCTGTTCCTTGGAACACTATTGCGAATTATTGCTTTTCCGATTCGACTCATTACTCTCGGACTTTTTTCATTCGTTATCAGTCTGATTGTCGTGAAAGTTGCTGATGAACTGGTGCCAGGCATCACTCTGAATGGTATTGTTCCCATCATTGTGATTGCACTGGTATCAGGAATTACTTCTTTCATTCTCAAACTTTTCAAATAAATGCCTCCTTTTCTCACCACATCGCATCCAATCATAGAGAGCATTCTCTCCGGACTTTCTATCTATCGCTGGAATACTTTTCCGAGACTCCGAGAAATCACAGCACTCGATCATCTGACGTTTGTTGCTCATATTTCCCTTCTGCTTGCCTTCACTCGAGAGGAGGAAGAGTGAGTCCAGTACGACATTTCTCTCTTATTGCGAAAAATCTTGTTTTCTGGTTTTTTCACTTTCACCTACTCTGATATCAGTTCTGACGTGAAGTCTCGACTCCGAAATAAAAATCCAGAAATATATACAGAACTCGAGAATGCACTTTATGAACATATGAATTCTTGGGATCTGGATGCACGCATTCGGGAAGATATCTCTGCGATTCAAGAGAAATCCAAGGAAGATGAGCTCATCGCTTTCGCGAAACTCTGGGCATCATACTATGAAGTCTATAATAATTCTGTCGTCTATCCAGATGCTTATGGGAAAGTCATACGAAATATGATAGAACGGTCGAAAAATCCTGATTTCGCACCATTTCTCCCGTATCTCGACTTCGAGCCACACAATCAGAATGACCTCGAACGGTATCTCCTCGTGATTCATCGGTTGGCATCGAGCTTCCGCTGGAATCGTTCGGTGCGAAAGTATCCTATTTCTGTTCTTTCTCACACCTATATCATCACATTTTTCACCTACTTCATCGCACGAAGAGAAGAATTCGATGAAGACACACTCGTCGATATGCTCTTGACAGCGCTCTATCATGATGTGCCTGAAGCTATCACGGGTGATATCATCACTCCGACCAAGAAGGCGGTTCCAGGACTCGAAGAGGCTATCGAACACATCGAACACGATATGGTCGAGGATTATCTTCTCTCATATCTCGATGGACATAGCTTCCGCGAACTCATCAAGAAGAAAATGCTGAAGCCTTGGCAAGAAAAGCATGGGAATCTCGTGAAGCAGGCGGATATCCTCTCTGCGTATCACGAAGCTCGTATGGAGGCGCCTTATAGTGAAGATTTCCAGACGGTGACAGAAAATCTGAGGAAAAAAGTCACCATCGAATAGATTCTTGCAAAAATTCACAAGAAAAGCTATGATAGAAATATCGTAGCTTTTTGTTTATGGAAAGTATTTTCTTAATTCCTGAAGAAAGAGAATCTTTGAATCACAGAGGTTTTTTGATAAAATCTACAAATTCGATAAAGAGTATTTTCAAGATTTGGCTAAGAATATGATCGAATTTTGGTATAATGGTTATTTTTTCATGTCTTGCCTACATTGGTATTACAGGAATTATTTATTGATTACTTGGAATAAATGCATGAAACATTGAACTCTCTGTTTTAAAATATGGAGTTATTCCAGTCACGGGAATTATATCCATATTTATGGTTGCAAGAAGTTGGTTTACAGTACTTTTCAATAAAAAGCGTTTCTTATACGAGGAAAGTAGCAATTATTACACAATATGAATGAATGGAAAAACGGAAATCGCCACATATCCAGATATTATAAATACTAACTTTTCTCAAGCAGAATCATCTTCTATATTTATAATATATAGTATCTTCCCATTTGTTGTCTTTCCTCAAGAAAGCTGATTATTCCTTATATTCGTAGTCCTTCTGACATTCATTGTTCAGATCGTTATTCAATATTCACATCCCCTCTACGCCTTCTGAAACATCTGAGAAAAGATTCAGAAGCTCACTCCAGAAATAGAATCACAGAGTAAGTTGATTCAGTTGGAATTTCAGAAAGATCAGAATTTCTCAGTATTGCATTCTGGATTCGAGAAGCTTTCTGAGACATTTTCTCGGATTGGAGAACTCGTATTGAAGCTCGAGGGAATTGAGAAGAAGGCAAATAAAGGAAATCTTTTTGATTCTGAGAAGTATATTGGTTCTCTTCGTACAGATATTGTGACACCACTGGTGGAACTGAAGAAGTTTCTGGAATCGCAAAGAGAAGAGCTTCTCCAATCACAGAAAGAACTCTCGAAAGTCATAGTCGGAGAATCGAGTGAATTCAGTGGAAATAGAGACCTCGCGACAAAACGAGGAGAAGAGATATTGAGAGAATTGGATGGAAATATCTCCAAACTCGGAGAAATGATCGGGAAGATAGGGTAAGAAGATATTTTGTATTTTTCCAATTCCCTATATAATACCAACATGCAATTCCCTCCCATTACTGAACTTCTCGCGAAAATCGATGTCCTCATGGAAGATATCCATTCTATGAAGCCTCTTTCGACATGAGAACTCAGAGAGCTCCAGAAGAGTCTCCGTGTGATGGAAGTCTATAATTCGAATGCCATAGAAGGAAATACTCTCACACTCGGAGAAACGAAGCTCGTTATCGAGGATGGGATCACTATCGGAGGGAAATCTATACGAGAAATGCATGAAGCAGAGAACCTCGCAAAAGCTATTGATGAGATAATCACTCACCATGGAAATATCACAGAAAAAACGATTCTGACACTTCATGAACTTATCATGAAGAATATCGATGATGAGAATGCTGGGGTATATAGGAAAATCCAAGTATTCATATCATGAGACGAATCAAAACCTCCAAAATCGGACGAAGTTCAGAGACTTATGGATGAACTTCTTGATTGGTACAATACTCACGGAGATATTCATCCTGCACTCCTTGCGAGTGAATTCCACTACCGCTTCGTGAAGATTCATCCATTTGTCGATGGGAATGGTCGAACCGCACGACTTCTTGCGAACATGATTCTCATGAGTCGCGGATATCCGATGATAGTACTTCCCGTTGTTCGTCGTATGGACTATATCACTTCCCTTCATTCTCTCACAGGAAGCCTTGAGATATTCCAGAATTTCTATGCAGATATTGTGCATGAGAATCTCAGAGACTACATGCGGATGATACAATCCTAATTTGCAAAAATTCACAAGAAAAGCTATGATAGAAATATTATAGCTTTTTGTTTATGGAAAATACGGAACTGACATCTGAGGAGAGACAAGAATTGGAAAAAAGAGGATTCCTCACTAAAAAGAGAATGGATTTGATGTGCGTCTTTTCCAGTATAATAATACTTACTGAATTTATATTTATAATATGTGCAGCTGGTATTTCTTTTTGATCATTTATTGCACCACTGCTATGGATCTGAAAAGAGGTGTCCTATACTAATCCCATGGTCAATATATTTCTATCAATCTTGTTTTGAATTATTCTAATATTTTTGACATACCAATTGTTTCCATCTATAAAAAGCGAATTCCAAAAAATAATAAACTCACTCCTCGTTGGAAGGCTATTTTATACTGCAGATGGATTAATTGCCTTTCATAATAAATATAAAATAAATAATCCATTGATTATGAAAAGAATAAAGAACACCTGTTCAAATAATGATGATATACGACGTAATGTGGTTACTATTTTAACATTCATCTTCATATTCTTCATTGCACTACTATCACTTTTTCTTTATCTTAACTGAATATATAGTCAATATTATTTAGTTTTTCTAATAGTTTTAGTGGTACCCTACCTTCTCATTGCAATAGTATTAATTAGCTCATCATACTTCAATCCCCTCTACGCTTTCTGAAACATCTGAGAGAAAATCCAGAAATTCACTCCAGAAATAGAATCACAGAGTAAAATTATCCAATCAGAATTCGAGAAAGATCAGAATTTCTCCGTTTTACATTCTGGATTCGAGAAGCTTTCTACGACATTTTCGGAGATTGGAGAACTCGTATTGAAGCTCGAAAGAGTCGAGAAGAAAGCAAATAAAGGAAATCTTTTCGATTCTGAGAAGTATATTAGTTCTCTTCGTACAGATATTGTGACACCACTGGTGGAACTGAAGAAGTTTCTCGAAGAACAGAGAGAAGAGCTTCTCCAATCACAAAAAGAACTCACAAAAGTTATAGTCGGAGAATCAAGTGAACTTACAGGAAATAGAGAACTCGCTACCAGACGAGGAGAAGAGGTATTGAGAGAATTGGATGGAAATATTGAAAGATTGGATATAATGATCACCAAAATAGTATAAATCTATGATGACTCAATACTTCGCTTCTCTCTATGCACAACTTCTCCGCAGGAAACTCCAGAAGATGCGACTGCATTTTTCCCGAGAATTTGATACATTCCAGACGGTATTTCAGAGAGAATGATTTTCACGAAATACCGAAAAACACCTTGATACTATTTCTATAATATTTTCCCAAATCTTCTCTAGAGCCCAAAAAATCGAGAAACTCGAAACGAAAATAGGAAAAGAAAGTGCTACCGAGGAGAATGATTATATTCTATCTTTATATCGTGATATTTTTTCACTTCTCACAACAATTCGCTGAGTTCTCACAGAGAGATATAATTCCCTTCGCAAAGGAGAGTATTCACTCAATGCTATCAAAAAATCAACTGTATCAGGAAAAGATCTCATCGATCTCGAACGAGTAATTAACTACACACTCGAAGAAAACATAAAACGTGCTCTCGATAAGACAGAGAAAAACATTTCTATCCTTCAGGAGGAATGTCAGAAATATGGGTTAGATTTTTTGGTGTCTCCGTAGCAAGTACTGATTTGTATTTCTCTTATTTTTCATATAATCAAGGGAATATCTCTTCCCTACTATTCCCATGTTGACACGAACCCAGGAACGAACAACACAGAAAAATACAGAAATCATAGAACAAAAAGTGAACGAACGTGGCTTTTATCTCTATGAATGGATTTCCCAGGAAGAACTCCGCATGACACTTGATAGTGATTATCTCAAAACCGTCAGAGTTTCTAGCATTCCTCTGGCTATTATAGTGGCAATTGTGGGATTCATTGGATTTGCTGGTGGGATTCTCGGAACAATTCTCGCTGTTCTTGGAGTACTTGGGATTTTCTACCTGATTGTCTCTGTAATACTCTTTATTCGATTCATCGGAAAATCTTATCTCTATACTCGCGGTGCGAATGTCGTCATCACCGATAATCACTATATCCAATGAGGAAAAATCCTCGAAAAAAACGATATAGAAAATATTCGCAATAGCTTCACACGATACGAAGATACCTTCCATGAGAAGTTTCTAGGAGAGTCTGGACTTGCAGAAAAGAAGGAGCTCGAGAAAAAGGCACTTTTCGATAATCTCAAAGAAGTTGCCATGGGTGGAGGAAAAATACTTGAAAATGTCGGACGTTCTCGTGATTCTGGTGGGATAGTTCTCGTGATTCTTGTTGCTGGATTCTTGTATAGTTTCATGATGGGTGCTGTCTATTTTATCGGTATTTTCTTTATCGCGATATTTGGCAATATATTTTCTTGGCTTGCTAATAAGTATCTCCTGGCAACGAGCAATACGGAACATACGATTCAGACGCTTTTCGGAGAAATCGATGAGAGTGCACAGAAAATCGAAATAGAAAAAGAAAATACCATCAATCTCCTCGATGAGGCTTCACAGAATGCATGGCAAGAAAATCTTCTCGGGAAGATAAATGAGTCTACGAAACTCCTCGGAGAAATCGCGGGCGATGCCACGAGCGATACTGTGAAACTTCGCAATATACTCGAACAATCAAAATACAAGGATATTTTCAACTTCGTGAAATATGGAAACTGGGTAAAGAGACAAATCCTCGAACCAATCGAATCGATACTTTTGCTTCTTGAGACCAATCATGCTACAATCGAGAAAACCATTATTTCTCTCGATGCTCAGATCTCTGAGACATCAGATCCATCACTCCAGAAACCACTCGAACTGCAAAAAGAAAGACTTATACTCCAGAAAGAAAGTTTCGAACGAGTAATAGGAATGCTCGAGGGATATAAAGGGAAACTCATCTAACACTCTATGTGAATTATTTCTTGGTACATATTCGTGATTTGGTTTTTCTGAGGATTATGAATTTCAGTGAGTATACTATTTCTTGGTGTATTCGGATTCTATTCGCTTTGATGGAATATTCCGATTTGATGGATTTGTCTTATACTCATTCCGATGACATTTCCATGAATATACATAACTTGGAAATCATTGAACTTTGCTCGTACACTTCTTTTAGAAGAAATGAAAAAATCACCTAAAGATATATTTTTCATCAATATTGGATTTATAGGGAGTGCCGTAATACTCTATAAGCTTGTTGTTGATTTCATACCAACAATACAGACTCTTCCATTTGTAGATACAATATTTATTGGCGGAATTATAGTTCTGTTAATGTTTAAGATTCTTTTTTCTTTGTTTATTTCAAAATACAAACTTAATCAATAAAAACATGCCTTCAAAAGACACCGGTTTCGACGCTTTCTTCGAAGCAATCACTACTTCCCCAGAATTCAAATCCGCAGTCACAAAAGACTGGAAATGAGATTCCATGGAAGCCCTTGAAGCCTCACTTCGTAGTATGCAATCATGAGTTGACAAGGCTGCTGATATGATGAAGGAATTTGAAGCAACATACAACACTCCAGAAGCGCAAGCCGCAGCGATGAATTCAGCACAAAATCCACCAAAAACTGGAAATCCGAAAGATGACGAACAAGTCTCAGCTATAGAGGTTCAGCACTTTGTGAAAAAAGAAGGAAAACCATGGGGATTCGAAGCAGTTGCTGGGATGGATAACCTAAAGGAAGAACTCAAGAATAGCTTCATCAAACCACTGAAATTCAAGTTTCTCATAGAGAAACTACGAAAAGAGGAGGATGCTCGTGATGTCATTCCTGCGAATGCAGGAATCCAGAAAACAGAAATACTAGATTCCGTGACAAGCACGGAATGACAGAAACAACAAGAACTCCTCCTCAAGCTCTACACCGAATATGAGAAATTCAAGATTTCCATCCCGACAGGAATGCTTTTTTATGGACCTCCAGGAACAGGAAAAACCTTCATCACCAAAAAACTCGCTGAAGAACTCGGATGCGGATTCGTCGCGAAAAATATGGGAGAATTCGGTTCATCATATCTCCATCAGACAACCAAGAATATCAAAGATTTCTTCGCGGGAGCCAAGAAAGCGGCAGAAAATGAACCGATTATTCTTTTTCTTGACGAGATTGATTCGCTCGTATCTGCACGTACCGACCGCGTCGATGCGAACAAAGCGGAAGAGATTTCACAATTTCTCCAGGAATTCAATGCACTCGAAACAGCACCGAATCTGATTGTAATAGCCGCAACCAATCGTCCTGACCATCTCGATCCCGCAATTCTCCGATCTGGTCGCCTCGATAAAAAAATCTATATCGGACCTCCTGATGAAATCGCGAGAAAAGAGCTCTTCAAAATGTATATAGAGAGAATGGGTCGCCCGCATGAGAAGCTCGACTATGATGAGCTCGCAAAAATCTCTGATGGATACGTCTCAGCGGATATCGAAGCCATCTGTGACGAAGTTGCTCGTGATGCATCGAGAAATCTCCTCGATCTCGTCGATGAAGCAGAAAATGGAAAACTCACTAATGAGCTCCTCGAATGAAATAAAATCACCATGAATTCTCTCCGAAAAACACTTGCAGAAACTCCATCTTCACTCAAGATGGTGGATATGAGTGTGTATGAGAGTTGGCTCGAGAAAACAAGGTAAATAAAATATGCTACAAAATTATAACATTCAAAAACATATTCAAGATATCAAAAGTGATATTGCTGCACAAGTGAACATCGAGATGCCACGATCTTTTATGGAATCATTTTTCATAGTAACCTTATCAGAAATAGTTCTTACTTTTGCTTATTATACTACCATATATGAAGACCCTTTCTCTATCATGAGCCCCACAATGATAGTTATAATTATTACTGGAATCATGCTTTTGAATATCATGATGATAACATGTTATAGATTTCTCAAAGGGAAAATACTCTCTTTACCTGATAGACTCAATCGAGAAATAGAGAATGTTACAAAAGATCTTGAAGCCATATAGACAATAAATGAAATATTGATACGTAATTATGTCATATACGCTACTATTAAGAAAATTATACTCTATAAGAAGTTGCTAAAACTTGCTTCAAATACACATATTCAGAAATCTTTCATACATTTATCAACCGAAATCAATAAGCTCCAACTCTCATCGCTTATAAACCTCCGTTCCGACCTCCAGCTTCGCCTCGAAGAACAGCAGAAAACTCTCGAACAAGCCAAGTCTGAAGTCGAGCAAAATATTCACTGAACTATTGAACTCGAACAAATTTCTGAACTTCAACAGGCTCGGCTTGATAAGCAGATAGAACAGTTCGAGGAATTACAGAGAGTGCTCGTGAAGGTGTAATTGACTTTCTAAAAATAGAGATATAATTCCATCATGACTAGCGTAATTATCGATAACATTCCTGAAACGAAGAAAGCAGAATATCAAGATTTCTTTCGTACACTTGTACGTGAATACAATCTAGATGAACTCGAAGACCATCTGTTTGGTCTTCATATCGCGAAAAATGGAGAAACCTCTTATCCAATTTCTGAGCTCAAGGCAAAATATGAAAGTCAGATATCATAGGTAATTCGAGAAAGATATCAAAAAATATGCATCTCCTGAACAAATTCGGGAGATTTTTGAATTTATCGACTTACTAGAGAAAACTAATTCACTCCAAGATATTGCAAATATCAAGAAACTTTCTGGGTTCAAGGAGTTTTATAGAATAAGGCTTGGAGAATATCGATTAGGCTTTCGTATAATCTGAGATACATATATTCAACTCGACAGATTCCTTCATCGGAAAGATATTTATCGGAAATACCCGTAATTCGGTTGGGGATTTTGTATTTCTATGAAATTTCTGGTAGAATCATCATATAATCTCATCAGAGTTGGTTCGAGAAAGTAAAATAGGAAATATGCAAAATTCTACAAATATCACAATGCCCCGATTTTTAAACCGATATAATCGATTT encodes:
- a CDS encoding phage holin family protein — translated: MYYLFQFLISAGAIYFVAQSGYVSGIEIQNGYTSILIFAVILGLVNLFLGTLLRIIAFPIRLITLGLFSFVISLIVVKVADELVPGITLNGIVPIIVIALVSGITSFILKLFK
- a CDS encoding HD domain-containing protein, with the protein product MPPFLTTSHPIIESILSGLSIYRWNTFPRLREITALDHLTFVAHISLLLAFTREEEEGVQYDISLLLRKILFSGFFTFTYSDISSDVKSRLRNKNPEIYTELENALYEHMNSWDLDARIREDISAIQEKSKEDELIAFAKLWASYYEVYNNSVVYPDAYGKVIRNMIERSKNPDFAPFLPYLDFEPHNQNDLERYLLVIHRLASSFRWNRSVRKYPISVLSHTYIITFFTYFIARREEFDEDTLVDMLLTALYHDVPEAITGDIITPTKKAVPGLEEAIEHIEHDMVEDYLLSYLDGHSFRELIKKKMLKPWQEKHGNLVKQADILSAYHEARMEAPYSEDFQTVTENLRKKVTIE
- a CDS encoding pilin; translation: MGIFSGAWATLPSELSVVGDVSIGIDSSTGDLIDQTQSVGFRILSLAKIIISGFALIYLVMIGVYMVVFSENEERIKAQRKQIMLALIGFVFINIPGIIYQIFFSTPRSVEVIGDTPISWSSTVGGFFWDTTITDGFLRNLILFFQVFIFGAAVMTFTWGLFALITSAGNEEQLKKAKNRILYGTLGLLFLSFVRLWGTMITSYNFVRDVTTVAGKFFVLALYFAGPVAVFFLIWGGYYYITSGGDEERTKKGKNIIVNTFIATLILLASYSFLADLINFTF
- a CDS encoding ATP-binding protein; this encodes MPSKDTGFDAFFEAITTSPEFKSAVTKDWKGDSMEALEASLRSMQSGVDKAADMMKEFEATYNTPEAQAAAMNSAQNPPKTGNPKDDEQVSAIEVQHFVKKEGKPWGFEAVAGMDNLKEELKNSFIKPLKFKFLIEKLRKEEDARDVIPANAGIQKTEILDSVTSTEGQKQQELLLKLYTEYEKFKISIPTGMLFYGPPGTGKTFITKKLAEELGCGFVAKNMGEFGSSYLHQTTKNIKDFFAGAKKAAENEPIILFLDEIDSLVSARTDRVDANKAEEISQFLQEFNALETAPNLIVIAATNRPDHLDPAILRSGRLDKKIYIGPPDEIARKELFKMYIERMGRPHEKLDYDELAKISDGYVSADIEAICDEVARDASRNLLDLVDEAENGKLTNELLEGNKITMNSLRKTLAETPSSLKMVDMSVYESWLEKTR
- a CDS encoding Fic family protein, yielding MQFPPITELLAKIDVLMEDIHSMKPLSTGELRELQKSLRVMEVYNSNAIEGNTLTLGETKLVIEDGITIGGKSIREMHEAENLAKAIDEIITHHGNITEKTILTLHELIMKNIDDENAGVYRKIQVFISGDESKPPKSDEVQRLMDELLDWYNTHGDIHPALLASEFHYRFVKIHPFVDGNGRTARLLANMILMSRGYPMIVLPVVRRMDYITSLHSLTGSLEIFQNFYADIVHENLRDYMRMIQS